In Deinococcus reticulitermitis, one genomic interval encodes:
- a CDS encoding cysteine desulfurase family protein, with product MIYLDFAATYPMTPAALDAYARAAALPGNPASVHAAGQQAREWLEEGRARVAAALGVDPRTLTANSGGTEGDNHVLFGVAQAWEEARGRPGHLVTTRTEHSAVLAPARALASRGWDVTFLDPDRAGHYSLEALRGALRDDTALVSIHHANNEIGSVQDTAALVAVAHERGVPYHTDAVQAPGVLPVDLGGWGVTFATFSAHKWGGPRGVGFLYVRRGAELPPVILGGGQEGGLRPGTGNTAGIYAAGAALSEAEEAREATFVHLRTLQAALMAAVRDLPGLSFNHPQGGSPKVVSLTLAGADGEALLMNLDLLGVSASAGSACAAGTMQPSHVLTALGLSEAEARASLRFSFGAATTLEEVTQAAQALRQAAEWSRGG from the coding sequence ATGATTTACCTCGACTTTGCCGCCACCTACCCGATGACGCCGGCGGCCCTGGACGCCTATGCCCGCGCCGCTGCGCTGCCGGGCAACCCGGCCTCGGTGCATGCGGCGGGGCAGCAGGCCCGCGAGTGGCTCGAAGAAGGCCGGGCGCGGGTGGCGGCGGCCCTGGGCGTGGATCCCCGTACCCTGACGGCCAACAGCGGCGGCACCGAGGGCGACAACCATGTCCTGTTCGGCGTCGCGCAGGCCTGGGAGGAGGCGCGGGGAAGACCGGGCCACCTCGTCACGACGCGCACCGAGCATTCTGCTGTGCTCGCCCCGGCCCGCGCACTGGCCTCACGCGGCTGGGACGTGACCTTTCTGGACCCCGACCGCGCCGGCCATTACTCGCTTGAAGCGCTGCGGGGAGCCCTGCGGGACGACACTGCCCTCGTCTCTATCCATCACGCCAACAACGAGATCGGCAGCGTGCAGGACACGGCGGCGCTCGTGGCGGTGGCGCACGAGCGCGGCGTGCCCTACCACACCGACGCGGTGCAGGCGCCCGGCGTCCTGCCGGTGGACCTCGGTGGCTGGGGCGTGACGTTCGCCACCTTCAGCGCGCACAAGTGGGGCGGGCCGCGGGGAGTAGGCTTCCTGTACGTCCGGCGCGGCGCCGAGCTGCCCCCGGTCATCCTTGGCGGCGGGCAGGAAGGCGGCCTGCGCCCCGGCACCGGCAACACGGCGGGGATCTACGCGGCGGGCGCCGCCCTCAGCGAGGCGGAGGAGGCGCGGGAGGCGACGTTCGTCCACCTCCGCACGCTGCAAGCGGCGTTGATGGCTGCGGTGCGTGACCTGCCGGGCCTGAGCTTTAACCACCCCCAGGGCGGCAGCCCCAAGGTCGTGAGCCTGACGCTCGCCGGGGCAGACGGCGAGGCGCTGCTGATGAATCTCGACCTGCTCGGCGTGTCGGCAAGTGCCGGGAGTGCCTGTGCGGCGGGCACCATGCAGCCCAGCCACGTCCTGACCGCCCTGGGGCTCAGCGAGGCGGAGGCCCGGGCTTCGCTGCGTTTCTCGTTCGGCGCCGCGACGACTCTGGAAGAAGTCACGCAGGCGGCGCAGGCCCTGCGGCAGGCGGCGGAGTGGAGCCGGGGGGGTTAA
- a CDS encoding DUF4258 domain-containing protein has product MRRDHAAEVRLSTDLLALRAELHRAEKAARRAPPPPPARPAVKAPRQRDAELAGIATDDFSLARAHRQLREAVYDSRYHICPHAIQHARAEGFLEHDIMHVLLSGRVRAVYPEDHRWLVCGFFEAHGIALPLHVAVQHYRDGHIDIVTAFVPKNPHHLISRARLALLVRYDDEQVRARTAQVGNKVGYKGKGKWK; this is encoded by the coding sequence CTGCGCCGCGACCACGCAGCAGAGGTGCGGCTGAGCACCGACCTGCTCGCCCTGCGCGCCGAACTTCACCGCGCCGAGAAGGCCGCCCGCCGCGCCCCGCCGCCGCCCCCCGCCCGGCCCGCTGTCAAGGCCCCCAGGCAGCGCGACGCCGAACTCGCGGGCATCGCCACCGACGACTTCTCGCTCGCCCGCGCGCACCGGCAACTGCGCGAGGCCGTCTACGACAGCCGCTACCACATCTGTCCCCACGCGATTCAGCACGCCCGCGCCGAGGGATTTCTGGAACACGACATCATGCATGTCCTGCTCTCGGGCCGGGTCCGGGCGGTGTATCCGGAAGACCACCGCTGGCTGGTGTGCGGCTTTTTCGAGGCCCACGGCATCGCGCTGCCGCTGCACGTCGCGGTGCAGCATTACCGGGACGGACACATCGACATCGTGACCGCCTTCGTGCCAAAAAACCCCCACCACCTGATCAGCCGCGCCCGCCTCGCCCTGCTCGTGCGCTACGACGACGAGCAAGTGAGGGCACGCACGGCGCAGGTGGGAAATAAGGTGGGGTACAAGGGCAAGGGGAAGTGGAAATAG
- a CDS encoding GNAT family N-acetyltransferase, whose amino-acid sequence MIRPMQATDLPDLLALLHWMDAAPEREVLAPDARDLAELRLECEDTPALVDEGPDGVRAYCSLAPFRDGLALEGPLSERGADLRRLLRRAAEQAEGLPVYAFCARDNVEVRAALEEAGFMPMHTTDFYSVPLGALKGSRGADPVPPGYTVTHTLGLTDYRALYRAAEDAWSARLEWEPEVYDAHFSRDDVRLIALQDPSGRAVAFAELEFNPAEARADLTHLAVHPAERGQRLGRALLLLAAAEARRFPELRTLRVRAHDHMKAARALYARAGLTHCRAVVTYLRDGEEEA is encoded by the coding sequence ATGATCCGTCCGATGCAGGCCACCGATCTTCCCGACCTTCTCGCGCTGCTGCACTGGATGGACGCCGCTCCCGAACGAGAAGTGCTGGCCCCCGACGCCCGTGACCTCGCCGAGCTGCGCTTGGAATGCGAGGACACCCCGGCCCTCGTGGACGAAGGCCCCGACGGGGTGCGTGCTTACTGCTCGCTCGCGCCCTTCCGTGACGGGCTGGCGCTCGAAGGCCCGCTCTCGGAGAGGGGGGCCGACCTGCGTCGGTTGCTGCGCCGGGCCGCCGAGCAGGCCGAGGGGCTCCCGGTCTACGCCTTTTGCGCCCGCGACAACGTGGAGGTGCGCGCTGCCCTGGAGGAGGCGGGGTTCATGCCGATGCACACCACCGACTTCTACAGCGTGCCGCTGGGCGCCCTGAAGGGAAGCAGGGGAGCGGACCCCGTGCCGCCCGGCTACACCGTCACGCACACCCTCGGCCTCACCGACTACCGCGCCCTCTACCGCGCCGCTGAGGATGCCTGGTCGGCGCGGCTGGAGTGGGAGCCCGAGGTCTACGACGCCCATTTTTCCCGCGACGACGTGCGCCTGATCGCCCTGCAAGACCCCTCGGGACGCGCGGTGGCCTTCGCTGAGCTGGAATTCAACCCCGCCGAGGCCCGCGCCGACCTCACGCACCTCGCGGTCCATCCTGCCGAGCGCGGGCAGAGGCTGGGGCGAGCGCTGCTCTTGCTCGCCGCCGCCGAGGCCAGGCGCTTTCCCGAGTTGCGGACCCTGCGCGTCCGGGCCCACGACCACATGAAGGCCGCCCGCGCCCTGTATGCCCGCGCCGGGCTGACCCATTGCCGCGCGGTCGTCACCTACCTGCGCGACGGGGAAGAGGAGGCGTAG
- a CDS encoding mechanosensitive ion channel family protein has protein sequence MSAGAGAEPGVDKSRLLGVDALLELLRSHLAQAERWLRDFGPELLLSALLIGVYALLLWGVSRVAFWLFARLAPPDAHPVLRRTLGTLLRLTFLLLVAVSVSGLFPALAGYTPAIFRVYLLLALLYGGWALLRHFLSRQVRLWDLDASLSLLLRNLLRTLWVVVGVYLIFRQFGVDLLPILGGLGVVGLAVGFAAQDILANLISGVTLLLDRPFRIGDWIRVRDYEGEVHGLTLRTTRIYTRDNEYVSIPNKEIAEATVTNLSAGGRLRLNVPLPLAYRERVPDARARLLEVIAAHPRVMTDPAPLVLVREVNETSLELILRFWVSSEDVKGYPVITMELREAAKEALQDAGFAPPYPQRRIEIEPRGTANLKAGEESALHAEH, from the coding sequence ATGAGCGCGGGTGCGGGGGCCGAACCGGGGGTGGACAAGTCCCGCCTGCTGGGGGTAGACGCGCTGCTGGAGCTGCTGCGTTCGCACCTCGCGCAGGCCGAGCGTTGGCTGCGCGACTTCGGCCCGGAGCTGCTGCTCTCGGCGCTGCTGATCGGGGTGTATGCCCTGTTGCTCTGGGGCGTCTCGCGCGTGGCCTTCTGGCTGTTTGCCCGCCTCGCGCCGCCCGACGCGCACCCGGTGCTGCGGCGCACGCTGGGCACCCTGCTGCGGCTGACCTTTCTGCTGCTCGTGGCGGTCTCAGTCTCCGGCCTCTTTCCAGCGCTCGCCGGATACACGCCGGCGATCTTCCGGGTGTACCTGCTGCTGGCGCTGCTCTACGGGGGCTGGGCGTTGCTGCGCCACTTCCTTTCGCGGCAGGTGCGGCTGTGGGACCTCGACGCGAGCCTCTCGCTGCTGCTGCGTAACCTGCTCAGGACCCTGTGGGTGGTGGTGGGCGTCTACCTGATCTTCCGGCAGTTCGGGGTGGACCTGCTGCCGATCCTGGGCGGACTCGGCGTGGTGGGGCTGGCGGTGGGGTTCGCCGCGCAGGACATCCTCGCCAACCTGATCAGCGGGGTGACGCTGCTGCTCGACCGACCCTTCCGCATCGGCGACTGGATCCGGGTGCGCGACTACGAGGGCGAGGTGCACGGCCTCACCTTACGTACCACCCGCATCTATACCCGCGACAACGAGTACGTCAGCATTCCCAACAAGGAAATCGCCGAGGCCACCGTCACCAACCTGAGCGCCGGCGGGCGGCTGCGCCTGAACGTGCCGCTGCCGCTCGCCTACCGTGAGCGCGTCCCCGACGCCCGCGCCCGGCTGCTGGAGGTGATTGCGGCGCACCCCAGGGTGATGACCGACCCCGCGCCCCTGGTGCTCGTGCGCGAGGTGAACGAGACCTCCCTGGAGCTGATCCTGCGGTTCTGGGTGAGCTCCGAGGACGTGAAGGGCTACCCGGTGATCACGATGGAGCTGCGCGAGGCGGCGAAAGAGGCCCTGCAAGACGCCGGCTTCGCGCCGCCCTATCCGCAGCGCCGCATCGAGATCGAGCCGCGTGGGACCGCGAATTTGAAAGCAGGGGAAGAGTCTGCCCTCCATGCAGAGCACTGA
- a CDS encoding YdcF family protein, which produces MQSTETRVRISPLISRERARGLLGGLAVGAALTPWIALLGEVRGTVPVLLLVLGLSTLAGAFSVTRRALYGGAGLLAVLVALCLLTPVLRAPLAGLLLAQPPVRADVIVVLGAGVQCGTRTMSGAALSRLTRGLELWRAGYAPTLTLSEQSGTLGPEGCVKLSELQRAQIGALYGDAGPGVLTLRSVTTTRDEAARVRDLARARGWTRVLVVTSPWHARRAHALFEAQGIRAVSVPARETGFDLTLPTPLDRLAALRVLLYEGLSRLKAALGGTPER; this is translated from the coding sequence ATGCAGAGCACTGAAACGCGGGTCCGCATTTCCCCCCTGATCTCCCGTGAGCGGGCGCGCGGCCTGCTCGGCGGGCTGGCGGTGGGGGCGGCCCTCACGCCATGGATTGCGCTGCTGGGCGAAGTGCGCGGCACGGTTCCGGTCCTGCTGCTCGTCCTCGGCCTGAGCACGCTCGCGGGGGCGTTTTCCGTCACGCGGCGGGCGCTGTACGGGGGCGCGGGTCTGCTCGCGGTGCTCGTCGCCCTGTGCCTGCTGACCCCGGTCCTGCGGGCGCCGCTCGCGGGCCTGCTGCTCGCGCAGCCGCCGGTGCGGGCGGACGTCATCGTGGTCCTCGGGGCCGGCGTTCAGTGCGGCACCCGGACGATGAGCGGCGCGGCCCTCAGTCGCCTGACGCGCGGGCTGGAGCTGTGGCGGGCGGGGTACGCGCCGACGCTCACCCTCTCTGAGCAGTCCGGCACGCTCGGCCCGGAGGGGTGCGTCAAGCTCAGCGAGCTGCAACGCGCGCAGATCGGGGCGCTCTACGGCGACGCGGGACCGGGCGTCCTCACCCTGCGGAGCGTCACCACCACCCGCGACGAGGCCGCGCGCGTCCGTGACCTCGCCCGCGCGCGCGGCTGGACGCGGGTGCTCGTCGTGACCTCGCCGTGGCACGCGCGCCGCGCTCACGCGCTCTTTGAGGCCCAGGGGATACGCGCCGTGAGCGTGCCGGCCCGCGAAACCGGGTTCGACCTCACGCTGCCCACCCCCCTCGACCGCCTCGCCGCGCTGCGGGTGCTGCTCTACGAGGGCCTCAGCCGGCTCAAGGCCGCGCTCGGGGGCACGCCGGAGCGGTAA
- the trmFO gene encoding methylenetetrahydrofolate--tRNA-(uracil(54)-C(5))-methyltransferase (FADH(2)-oxidizing) TrmFO, which produces MTDLDSSFPTITVIGAGLAGSEAALAAARLGVRVRLHEMRPHKMTPAHRTANFAELVCSTSLGGEGEMQSKGLLQAELRSVGAGIVGAADASRVPAGNALAVDRDAFSERVTGVVRAHPLIEVVAGEVEAVPEGIVVIASGPLTSDALAADLMRLTGSERLSFYDAAAPVIDIDSIDLGVAWRAGRYDQSADYLNCPFSKEEYLHFIGALEQARTHTPHDWEKLEFFEGCMPIEEIARRGVDTPRFGPLSPKGLDDPRTGRWPYAVAQLRQEDAAGRMWSLVGFQTGLKWGDQKDLVRLIPGLGNAEIVRYGVMHRNTYLNAPEVLDSTLALRADPTKFVAGVLAGTEGYLESSATGWLAGTNAARLALGLPPLTPPAESMLGALTRYLASANPKGFQPMNVNWALVPELPLPEGKRKWGKREKRPLLFRRGLNAFMTWAQDEAGLSVTPPPVPEPAGEEVPVLR; this is translated from the coding sequence ATGACCGACCTCGACTCCTCCTTCCCCACGATCACCGTGATCGGCGCGGGCCTCGCGGGCTCCGAGGCCGCGCTCGCCGCCGCCCGGCTCGGCGTGCGGGTGCGCCTGCACGAGATGCGCCCGCACAAGATGACCCCGGCGCACCGCACCGCGAACTTTGCCGAACTCGTGTGCTCGACCAGCCTCGGCGGGGAAGGCGAGATGCAGAGCAAGGGCCTCTTGCAAGCCGAGTTGCGCTCGGTGGGCGCGGGCATCGTGGGCGCCGCCGACGCGAGCCGCGTCCCCGCCGGCAACGCGCTGGCGGTGGACCGCGACGCCTTCAGCGAGCGGGTGACGGGGGTGGTGCGCGCCCATCCCCTGATCGAAGTCGTGGCGGGCGAGGTGGAGGCCGTTCCTGAAGGCATCGTCGTGATCGCCTCCGGCCCCCTCACCTCCGACGCGCTCGCCGCCGACCTGATGCGTCTGACCGGCTCCGAGCGCCTGAGCTTCTACGACGCCGCCGCGCCGGTCATCGACATCGACTCCATCGACCTGGGCGTTGCCTGGCGGGCCGGGAGGTACGACCAGAGCGCCGACTACCTCAACTGCCCCTTCTCCAAAGAGGAGTACCTGCACTTCATCGGGGCGCTGGAGCAGGCCCGGACGCACACGCCGCACGACTGGGAGAAGCTCGAATTCTTCGAGGGCTGCATGCCGATCGAGGAGATCGCCCGCCGGGGCGTGGACACCCCGCGTTTCGGGCCGCTGTCGCCCAAGGGCTTAGATGACCCGCGCACCGGGCGCTGGCCCTACGCCGTCGCGCAACTGCGCCAGGAGGACGCGGCGGGCCGGATGTGGTCCCTCGTCGGCTTTCAGACCGGGCTGAAGTGGGGCGACCAGAAAGACCTCGTGCGGCTGATTCCGGGCCTCGGAAACGCCGAGATCGTGCGTTACGGCGTGATGCACCGCAACACTTACCTCAATGCGCCGGAGGTGCTCGACTCGACGCTGGCGCTGCGGGCCGACCCGACAAAGTTCGTCGCCGGGGTGCTCGCGGGGACAGAGGGCTACCTCGAATCCTCTGCGACCGGCTGGCTCGCCGGCACCAACGCGGCCCGGCTCGCGCTCGGCCTTCCGCCGCTGACTCCGCCCGCCGAGTCGATGCTCGGCGCCCTGACCCGCTACCTCGCCTCGGCCAACCCGAAAGGCTTCCAGCCGATGAACGTGAACTGGGCGCTCGTGCCCGAGCTGCCGCTGCCGGAGGGCAAACGCAAATGGGGCAAGCGCGAGAAGCGCCCGCTGCTGTTTCGCCGGGGCCTGAATGCCTTCATGACCTGGGCGCAGGACGAGGCCGGCCTGAGCGTCACGCCGCCGCCGGTGCCGGAGCCCGCCGGGGAGGAAGTGCCGGTCTTGCGCTGA
- the treS gene encoding maltose alpha-D-glucosyltransferase, with protein MTQPAPEWYKSAVFYELSVRTFMDGNGDGKGDFPGLTSRLDYLKNLGVDCLWLLPWFPSPLRDDGYDVADYRGIHPDLGTLDDFKVFLREAHSRGLRVIGDLVTNHTSSEHPWFQAARRGPVLPDGSPNEYHDYYVWSETGSEYAGARIIFTDTETSNWTRDEACGKFYWHRFFSHQPDLNFDHPAVVEELLGAARFWLDLGLDGFRVDAVPYLIEREGTNCENLPETHDILKKMRRMVDAEYPGRLLLAEANQWPEDVAEYFGTEEDPEFHMCFNFPVMPRLYMSLKKEDTTSIREIMGRLPQIPSFGQWATFLRNHDELTLEMVTDEERAFMYAAYAPDPRMKINVGIRRRLAPLLGNERRRVELLTSVLLALPGSPILYYGDEIGMGEDLGLADRNGVRTPMQWNAGISGGFSTAWPQECFFPPISDSVYGFQRVNVQSQERDPGSLLQWTARQLEQRRRHPAFAHGDLQFVEADNPALLAFTRRTEDETLLIVCNFAANAQWAQLDLREYAGRTPVTLSGASPFPPIGEAPYPVMLGRHEFYWLRLN; from the coding sequence ATGACCCAGCCCGCCCCCGAGTGGTACAAGAGCGCCGTCTTCTACGAGTTGTCGGTGCGGACCTTCATGGACGGCAACGGCGACGGCAAGGGGGATTTTCCGGGGCTGACCAGTCGGCTCGACTACCTCAAAAACCTCGGCGTGGACTGCCTGTGGCTGCTGCCGTGGTTTCCGAGCCCGCTGCGCGACGACGGCTACGACGTGGCCGACTACCGGGGCATTCACCCCGACCTCGGCACGCTCGACGACTTCAAGGTCTTTCTGCGTGAGGCGCACTCGCGCGGGCTGCGGGTGATCGGCGACCTCGTGACCAACCACACGTCTTCCGAACATCCCTGGTTTCAGGCGGCGCGGCGCGGCCCGGTCCTGCCCGACGGCAGCCCCAACGAGTACCACGACTACTACGTCTGGAGCGAGACCGGCAGCGAGTACGCGGGCGCGCGCATCATCTTCACCGACACCGAGACGAGCAACTGGACCCGGGACGAGGCGTGCGGCAAGTTCTACTGGCACCGCTTCTTCTCGCACCAGCCGGACCTGAACTTCGACCACCCGGCGGTGGTGGAAGAACTGCTCGGCGCCGCGCGCTTCTGGCTCGACCTCGGGCTCGACGGCTTCCGGGTGGACGCGGTGCCGTACCTGATCGAGCGCGAGGGCACGAACTGCGAGAATCTGCCCGAGACGCACGACATCCTGAAAAAGATGCGCCGGATGGTGGACGCGGAGTACCCGGGCCGGCTGCTGCTCGCCGAGGCCAACCAGTGGCCCGAAGACGTGGCCGAGTACTTCGGCACCGAAGAGGACCCCGAGTTCCACATGTGCTTCAACTTTCCAGTGATGCCCCGGCTGTACATGAGCCTCAAGAAGGAAGACACCACAAGCATCCGCGAGATCATGGGCCGGCTGCCCCAGATTCCGAGCTTCGGGCAGTGGGCCACCTTTCTGCGCAATCACGACGAGCTGACGCTGGAGATGGTCACCGACGAGGAGCGCGCCTTTATGTACGCCGCCTACGCACCCGACCCGCGCATGAAGATCAATGTCGGCATCCGTCGCCGCCTCGCGCCGCTGCTGGGCAACGAGCGCCGGCGCGTCGAGCTGCTTACCAGCGTGCTGCTCGCGCTGCCCGGCAGCCCGATCCTGTACTACGGCGACGAGATCGGCATGGGCGAGGACCTCGGCCTCGCGGACCGCAACGGCGTGCGCACTCCGATGCAGTGGAACGCCGGCATCAGCGGCGGCTTTTCGACGGCCTGGCCACAGGAGTGCTTCTTTCCGCCGATCTCCGACTCGGTGTACGGCTTTCAGCGCGTGAACGTGCAGTCGCAGGAAAGGGACCCGGGCAGCCTGCTTCAATGGACCGCCCGGCAACTGGAGCAGCGCCGCCGTCACCCCGCCTTCGCCCACGGCGACTTGCAGTTCGTGGAGGCCGACAACCCGGCCCTGCTCGCCTTCACCCGCCGCACCGAGGACGAAACGCTCCTAATCGTGTGCAACTTCGCCGCCAACGCGCAGTGGGCACAGCTCGACCTGCGCGAGTATGCCGGGCGCACGCCGGTCACGCTCTCGGGCGCGAGCCCTTTTCCCCCCATCGGTGAGGCGCCCTACCCCGTGATGCTGGGCCGCCACGAGTTCTACTGGCTGCGGCTGAACTGA
- a CDS encoding DUF1990 family protein encodes MFLLRAPTPAEVRAFLAEQRAAAPTVPAGLTDLAAPPPGFARARTRSPLGHGEEAEARAHAALRGWAAFRVGWVQLRGDAPELAVGATVALHVRLLGGPRLGLHLLIANRVTRLIEEPGRFGFCYGTLPGHVLQGEERFLIETDARGQVTLDLLTVSRPAGVLGSLASPLARPVIRAFQRFGARHYGRALARASAAG; translated from the coding sequence ATGTTCCTGCTCCGCGCCCCGACGCCGGCAGAGGTCCGCGCCTTCCTCGCTGAGCAGCGCGCGGCGGCGCCCACCGTGCCTGCCGGGCTGACGGACCTTGCCGCGCCCCCGCCCGGCTTCGCGCGTGCCCGCACCCGCTCTCCGCTCGGGCACGGCGAGGAAGCCGAGGCCAGAGCCCACGCCGCCCTGCGCGGGTGGGCCGCCTTCCGGGTAGGCTGGGTGCAGCTGCGGGGCGACGCGCCGGAGTTGGCAGTGGGCGCGACGGTGGCGCTCCATGTCCGGCTCCTCGGCGGCCCACGTCTCGGCCTGCACCTCCTGATCGCCAACCGGGTCACGCGGCTGATTGAGGAACCGGGGCGTTTCGGCTTTTGCTACGGCACCCTGCCGGGACACGTGTTGCAGGGCGAGGAACGCTTCTTGATCGAGACGGACGCGCGGGGCCAGGTCACCCTCGACCTGCTCACCGTCTCGCGCCCCGCCGGGGTGCTCGGCTCGCTCGCGTCGCCCCTCGCCCGCCCAGTGATCCGGGCCTTTCAGCGGTTCGGGGCGAGGCACTACGGGCGGGCGCTGGCGCGGGCGAGCGCGGCGGGGTAA
- a CDS encoding NAD(P)/FAD-dependent oxidoreductase has protein sequence MLDVLVVGAGLAGLTAARRLAQGGRRVRVLEAGETVGGRVRSREVEGFTLDAGYQVLFPAYPALRRNLDLAALDLVPLPSAAAVRRGKRVDVLGSPLSDPASLPATLGASALSFGDKLRVARLAARLLSPPAHTLLAGEDETTEDFLRAQGFSGAALDHFFRPFFGGVFLRRDLSTSARLFRYYFRMLMDGGAALPRRGMGEIPAQLAQGLEVRLGVRVTRLLPRGEYTTALTSAGEIDARQVIVATDPPGAAALLGEDVSRGSLGSTYLYYASSRALDDQPRLLLNGEEGLINNAAWLSRAVPGRAPQGQHLLVVTVLGLPDLGDDALDARVRGELSRWYGDASRELRSLGIERIPHAQFPQPPGYAATLPGHATRLPGVLLASEITSMSGIQGAMESGEKAAAILLGDLVALSRPRGA, from the coding sequence ATGCTGGACGTTTTGGTGGTGGGCGCGGGCCTCGCGGGGCTGACGGCGGCGCGCAGGCTCGCGCAGGGCGGGCGAAGGGTGCGGGTCCTCGAAGCGGGCGAGACGGTGGGTGGGCGGGTGCGCTCGCGGGAGGTGGAGGGCTTCACGCTCGACGCGGGGTATCAGGTGCTGTTTCCGGCGTATCCGGCGCTGCGGCGCAACCTCGACCTCGCGGCGCTCGACCTCGTGCCCCTGCCCTCGGCGGCGGCGGTGCGCCGGGGAAAGCGGGTGGACGTGCTCGGCTCGCCGCTGAGCGACCCGGCCAGCTTGCCAGCCACCCTCGGCGCCTCGGCGCTGAGTTTCGGGGACAAGCTGCGGGTGGCGCGGCTCGCGGCGCGGTTGCTGAGCCCGCCAGCCCACACCCTGCTCGCCGGGGAGGACGAGACGACCGAGGACTTTCTGCGCGCCCAGGGCTTCTCGGGGGCGGCGCTCGACCATTTTTTCCGGCCCTTTTTCGGCGGCGTGTTCCTGCGGCGCGACCTCTCGACCTCGGCGCGGCTCTTTCGCTACTACTTCCGGATGCTGATGGACGGCGGCGCGGCCCTGCCCCGGCGCGGCATGGGCGAGATTCCGGCGCAGCTCGCGCAGGGCCTGGAGGTGCGGCTGGGCGTCCGGGTCACTCGGTTGCTGCCGCGCGGCGAGTACACCACCGCCCTCACGAGCGCGGGCGAGATCGACGCCCGGCAGGTGATCGTGGCGACCGACCCGCCGGGCGCCGCCGCGCTGCTCGGGGAGGACGTGTCGCGCGGCAGCCTGGGGAGCACGTATCTCTATTACGCCTCGTCCCGCGCGCTCGACGACCAGCCCCGATTGCTGCTGAATGGGGAAGAGGGCCTGATCAATAACGCCGCCTGGCTCAGCCGCGCGGTGCCGGGGCGCGCGCCGCAGGGGCAGCATTTGCTTGTCGTGACGGTGCTCGGGCTGCCGGACCTGGGCGACGACGCGCTGGACGCCCGCGTGCGCGGCGAGCTCTCGCGCTGGTACGGCGACGCCTCCCGCGAACTGCGCTCCCTCGGCATCGAGCGCATTCCCCACGCGCAGTTTCCGCAGCCGCCCGGCTACGCGGCCACCCTGCCCGGCCACGCGACGCGGCTGCCCGGCGTGCTGCTCGCGTCGGAAATCACCTCCATGAGCGGCATCCAGGGCGCGATGGAAAGCGGGGAAAAGGCCGCCGCGATCCTGCTCGGGGACCTCGTGGCCCTGAGCCGTCCCCGGGGGGCCTGA
- a CDS encoding VOC family protein, with product MGARLDHLVVAARTLGEGRDWLEGRLGLALHPGGEHAAFGTHNALLSLGPGAYLEVIAVNPAAPVPARPRWFALDTPEMRERLEAGPALIHWVAAVDRLGEEEGVLALSRGENRWRLTVPADGSLPLGGVAPSLIAWETPPPPTRLPDAGARLLTLRLGTPEPGRLRARLDELAFVGEVEVYEAPQPELGAHIETPLGLIWL from the coding sequence ATGGGAGCACGCCTCGATCATCTGGTGGTCGCCGCCCGCACGCTGGGAGAGGGCCGGGACTGGCTCGAAGGGCGGCTCGGCCTCGCGCTGCACCCGGGCGGCGAGCACGCGGCGTTCGGCACCCACAACGCGCTGCTCTCGCTGGGGCCGGGCGCCTACCTCGAAGTCATCGCGGTCAACCCGGCGGCCCCCGTGCCCGCCCGCCCGCGCTGGTTCGCGCTCGACACGCCGGAGATGCGGGAGCGGTTGGAGGCCGGCCCCGCCCTGATCCACTGGGTCGCGGCGGTGGACCGGCTCGGGGAAGAGGAAGGCGTGCTCGCCCTGTCGCGCGGCGAAAACCGCTGGCGCCTCACCGTGCCGGCGGACGGCTCGCTGCCGCTGGGCGGCGTGGCGCCCTCGCTCATCGCCTGGGAGACGCCGCCGCCCCCCACCCGCCTTCCCGACGCGGGCGCGCGGCTGCTCACCCTGCGCCTGGGCACGCCCGAGCCAGGCCGCTTGCGCGCGCGCCTCGACGAACTTGCTTTCGTGGGCGAGGTGGAAGTCTATGAGGCCCCGCAGCCTGAACTCGGCGCCCACATCGAGACGCCGCTGGGGCTGATCTGGCTGTGA